In Brachionichthys hirsutus isolate HB-005 unplaced genomic scaffold, CSIRO-AGI_Bhir_v1 contig_941, whole genome shotgun sequence, the sequence CCTCTAGTAAAACGCACCGTAAATAGTTTTCAGTGCGTCAAAATAACTCTAATCTCAGGGGCCCAAAAGGTCAAGTGAACTTCAGGTCTCACTTTAACACAATCAGCATTTTATACAACTATAAAATCTATGACGGCTATCGCTTATCGCAATTGGTACAAAGAAAGACAGCAAACGTTATACAAATGATCTTTACTTGTGAAAACCAGAATCCATGTTCCCAAAGTATTTTCAGTGCGGTCCAATTACATCCAGTTCCACTGGAACGGGTCATGTTTATATCGTCACCAGAAGCTGCAAAAAACAAGAGCGATGGAGCAAAGTCAATCACCGTTTGCATGACTAAAAAAGGTAAACGTATGGTTAAATTAAAACCGATTTTAAAACATACCTTCACACATAGATGCCAACCCAGAGTAATAAGAAGAGGACGCCGAAACCCATGAAGAGTGAAGCCACGAGGGAGATCAGCAGCTCCTTGTAGACGTCCCTTGTGTACTTTGTGGACGTCACCTCATAACTGATAAAACATTAAGGGTTATCTAGCATAAAAGCACAACCATCAACCAAGGCCTGCCCTCCGTCAAGGCTTTTATTCAAGTTTTCCAGTCTATATAGTGTACTTAATAGAGCTGGGCCACGTGACTTCAAATCAATGTCATGATTATTTTGACCTTTTACTTCAATTACACGATTAAAACAATCAGCGAAGTCTGAAACGAGGATTTAGGAAACAAGTTATACAAGAACCTTCACTATAAAAACTCGAAAGAGCAATGACGAAATCCTCTCTGGTACGGGAGTCGTACTTAGTTTAAAACGCTCAACGTTAAATATGACATGCACTGTAAAAGGATACACAAAGAACCAAGCAGTGAAGAACATGCCGATGGCCAGCAGGACGACCGTGAGGTGGGGGAACACGGCGGGGTTCACCGGGCTGGTGTACCGGGTCATAGCCTCGAGTTCCTGCAGCCACATCAAAGACAGTGAGCGTAGCAACGAGCTACGGAGCTAGCGCGATGAGTAGCTTTCGCTCTACCAGCCTAGCTCAAGCTGCTGCGGCCATAACGTTTAATAAGCGATAACAAGGACCAGTTACGCACTTCGTGTATACTGTTATGATGCTATATTAGCATGAGACGCTAATCTACTTCTGCTAGTTTACATATCAAACTCCAAAAAAGCAGTGTTTCACACAGAAAACGTGATTaaattgtataaatataacGAGCGGATAGCTATATATTAGAACTGAACCCACATAAATACGATAAAGATAAGGAATTGCACCATTCTGTGTTGATTCAGAGCTCCTCTTCCTGTGGTCCACACTGAAAAGGCCACGTACTGGCTTCCTGGATTTTATGTGACGTGTTATGACGTAATGACCGGAAGGTTTAACCCTCAGTAAAAACTTGCAAGATGTTCggctgccacctactggacaTAATTGGACATTTGTTCTCAATGCGTAAGTAAGACAATGAAATACAGCAGAAAATTCAGTCAAAATTTATTAACTACATGCATTCATAGTATTACAGCATAGTTTTGGCAAAACGCTTTGTCAACGTGGTGATGCAATGGGCTTAAAGAATAAAGTAGTGATATTAAAGTACTCACCAAGATTTTATGTGATCGCACATTTTCTAAACAAATGGTGcgaaaatatgtgtgtgtgtgttttcatgcttaTCAATCATATATGGGCTCAAGTAGCTACAAGTTAATATATTATTGCTGATACAACAACCAAAAAATAACTACTTTAAAAAcattataataaaacacatcagATATAAAGGAGCATTggtcaaaagaaaatgaaactatACAGTTAAACGTAATGCAGTTCTTCCAGAGGATAAAATAACAGTCTGGCGCACTGGATAGAACAAAAGCAGTTCATATATACAGTGCAAAAAG encodes:
- the LOC137916140 gene encoding transmembrane protein 258; this translates as MELEAMTRYTSPVNPAVFPHLTVVLLAIGMFFTAWFFVYEVTSTKYTRDVYKELLISLVASLFMGFGVLFLLLWVGIYV